tgagcctctgcaccccatgagagtagattttaaatgcttTCAGTACAAAACGATGTCTACGAGCTGGTGGATGTGTTAATTAGCccaatttaataattttacagtgtatacatagatcaaaacattATGCTGTATGCCATAAATAGATTcaatttgtatttgtaaatttaaaaaaattttaagaaaaaaataagcaaatacataaataagtaaatagacatatttttaaatggtggtCATAATAAATGTCCCTGAGAAGAGGATAGGAAGTCATCCACACGTAGCTGgcaagaacattccaggcagagacaATGGCAGAATGCACTCTCTTTTCCCACTCTTGTCAACATTCTACCTGCTTTTCAATTTAACTAATATCATCTGTGCAcctacagaaaaaacaaaagccagctgggcacggtggctcacacctgtaatcccagcactttgggaggccgaggcaggtggatcacgaggtcaggaaatcaagaccatcctggctaacacggtgaaaccccgtctctactagaaatacaaaaaaaaattagccgggcgccgtggcgggcaccagtagtcccagctactcaggaggctgaggcaggagaatggcgtgaacccgggaagcagaacttgcagtgagttgagatcgtgccactgcagtccagcctaggagaaagagtgagactccatctcaaaaaaaaaaaaaagaaaaaacaaaagccagctgggcacagtggctcacacctgtaatcccagcactttgggaggccaaggctggcggatcacctgaggtcaggagtttgagaccagcatggtcaccatggtgaaagcctgtctctactaaaaatacaaaaattagccaggcgtggtggtgcacacctgttatcccagctactcgggaggctgaggcacaggaatcgcttgaacctgggaggtgggggttgcagtgagccgagatcgagccactgcactcccagcctgggcgacagtgtgaaactgtgtctcaaaaaaagaaaaaaaaaaaagaaaaagaaaaaacaaaagccataaaGATACaactcaggctgggcgcggtggctcatgcctgtaatgccagcactttgggaggccgaggcagacggatcatgaggtcaggagatcaagaccatcctggctaacatggtgaaaaaccctgtctctattacacacacacacacacaattagccaggcgtggtggtgggtgcctgtagtcccagctactcgggaggccgaggcaggagaattacttgaactcgggaggcaggtgttgcagtgagccgagatccagccattgcactcccagcctgggcaacagagtgaaactgtgtctcaagaaaaaaaaaaaaagagaagaagaagaaagaaaaaacaaaagccagaaagACACAACTCAGCCCACCAACATGGGAGAGCATGTCATTTCCCACCTGGGCGCCTCCGGTGTACACTGTTTCCCGCTTTCCTTCTGATTCAAGGTCACGGGAGGCTGCTGGCTGCTTCTGCACTCTTGTTTTTGTAACTGGATGTCCGGGACCTTTGGAAGGCGAAGGCACCTGCTTATTTCATCTCCTCCCCACCGTTGTCATGGGCCAAACTCCAGGATGTCCTTCCGCCCTGGTTAGCTCCCGCCATGAGTCAGCCCTCTCCTCTCCACGTGCCCCCACTTGAACCACTCCTGTGAATGCAGCGTCAGCATCGATGATGTATTTCACATGCAGCTCTCAGCTTTGGACATTGCGTTGGCTCCCCTTCACTCTGACTCACCTTGACTCTGCACAGAAATGCTCCTGGGAGAGAACGCTGACACTTCTCTTCCTGACTGCAGATTCCCGTCCTGTGGCCGCTTCCACATCTGAATCTTTCCAATAGTGGGATTTTCAGCCTCACCCACCCATGCCTCTTTGAAAAGCTAAGAATGCAACCCCTCTTGTTCAATAATTCAGTTAGGTGTTTCTAGCACATGACCAATACTTAGGTCTTTTCCAGCCCCTCCCATGAACTTTCCCTaaaaaatgtaactttctcaagtAAAATGGGAATCTTTCTGTGGTGCTGGTGGGACTGAAAACTGGTATGTGATTGTCGAAAGGCAATCTGGATGTGTATACTAAGAATcccagaggctgggcgtggtggctcacacctgtaatcccagcattttgagaggccgaggcaggtgcatcacctgaggtcaggagttcaagaccagcctggccaacatggtgaaaccccatctctactaaaatacaaacaaattagctgggcatggtggcaggtgcctgtaatcccagctactcaggaggctgaggcaggagaattgcttgaacctgggaggcagaggttgcagtgagctgagattgtaccattgtactccagcctagggaacagagcaagactccgtctgaaaaaaaaaaaaaaaaaaagaatcccagaaTGGTTATACCTTTTGACTGAGTTGCTTTTCTTCTAGGACTTAAACCTAAAGGATTCGTCAGAAATTTGTAGGAATGGCACTAAAAAGGAGTGAACTGTTGACACACACCACAGCGTGGATGAATCTCATGcactaagtaaaagaagtcagaCTGAAAAGGCTGCACACTGTAGGATCCAGTTTGTATAACATTCTGGTAAAAgcaaaactttgtttttattttatttttacttttgagatggagtctcgctctgtcacccaggctggaatgcagtggcatgatctcggctcactgcaatctccacctcctgggttcaagcgattcttctgcctcagcctcccaagtagctgggattacaggtgcacaccaccacgcccagctaatttttgtatttttagtagagacggggcttcaccatgttggccaggctggtcttgaactcctgacctcaggtggtccactcgccttggcctcccaaagtgctggggttacaggcgtgagccaccgtgtctggcctatcacaaacattttttaaataacaaattagaaaaacacaACCACAAGGAAACTGTGGGATGTGGTGATGGTGTCAGGGACGTTTGTGTCCACACTCGTCACATGGTAACATTACGTGCGTTTTTGGTACaccaattatacctcaataatgtGGTTTTGAAAATAAATCTAACTCAAATGGCTTAAGTGTGGCAGGGAGCAGGAAGCGCAGAGGTGGGGGCCGCCAGGCTCCCAGGCCCAGCTCCCGGTGTTTCCCAATGCCTGGGGCTCAGCTGCGGCCTGGGCTTTACGCCCCCTCCTGGCGACAGAAGACATAGCGGCTCCCCGACTTCAGGCTTCTCCCACAACAtccaggaagggaggaagagagaggagggggagaaggaatgGGGGCAAAGGGAGAGGGGAAGCGGGAGACAGACCAGAGAAATGAAATGTGGTGAAATGTAAGCATTTGGAAAATCAGAGTATCTGGGAATTCTTTGGGCAACTTTCCTGTAAGTCTGaaattacttcaaaattaaaaaaaaaattaagggttgggcgcagtggctcacacctgtaatcccagcattttgggaggccgaagctggaggatcacctgaggtcaggagttcaagaccagcctgaccaacatggtgaaaccctgtctctactaaaatataaaaattagccggccatgatggtgggtgcctgtaatcccagctactcgggagggtgagacgggaaaatcgtttgaacccgggaggtggaggttgcagtgagctgagatcacaccactgcactcccgcctgggcagctgagcaagactccgtctcaaaaaaaaaaaaaaaaattaagggccaggtgcggtggctcatgcctgtaatcctagtactttgggaggtctcgacaggaagatcacttgagtccaggagttctagaccagcctgggaaacatagcaagactcgaTCTctataaacaaacagaaaaacaaaaattaaccggttgtggtggcacatgccggcagtaccagttactcgggaggctgaggtgggaggattgcttgagcccaggaggtcgaggctgcagtgagttatgattgtgccactgcactccagactgggtggcagaacaggaccctgtctcaaaaaaaaaaaaaaaaagaataaatttttaaaataaataaaaacaaaaagtaaaaaaattgaaaggaaactccaaggggaaaaaataagtttaaaaagaacaaggaggccaggcacggtggctcatgcctgtaatcccagaactttgggaggccaaggtgggaggatcgcttgaggtcagtagttccagaccagtctggctaacatggtgaaaccgtgtctctactaaaaatacaaaaatcagctggatgtggcggcacacgcctgtagttccagctacttgggaggctgaggcaggagtatcgcttgaacctgggaggcagaggttgcagtgagactccatcttaaaaataaacaaataaataaaagagcaaggaagctttgtttttagtttcttttcagaAGTTCCCCAGCAAATGTCTTTTCTACTCTCCCTGGCTGGAATGGATTGTACACAGGAACCTGGTACATGTGGGCGCCAAGGTACCTACCCAcactgaaggaaagagagagggaaggatctgttcAGATCCCAGTCTCCTTCTCACCCCTAGGCCAGGCATAGAGTCCACACCCTCATGGCATGTGGGGCGCCTGGAGGAGCTGCAGGCATTTAACTAAAAGCCAGCCAGATTCATCTCCAGCCAGAGCCAGGTGGATGCTGGGTCAGAAACTGCAGCGTCCTCTGAAGGAAAGGGTGCTCGTGTCTGTAGCTTGCATTTACTAAGAGGGACACAGACTCAGTTacagaaatgagaagaaagatggccgggtgaggtggctcacacctgtaataccagcattttgggaggccgaggagggcaaatcacctgaggtcaggaattcgagaccagtctgaacaacatggtgaaaccccatctctactaaaaatacaaaattagccaggcttggtggcacacacctgtagtcctagctactggggaggctgaggcaggagtattgcttgaacccaggaggtggaggctacagtgacaagagattgtgccactgcactccagcctgggtgacggagtgagactccatctcaataaaaaaaaaaaaaagaaagaaatgagaagaaagtgACATTGTGACATTTCTTGCACCACATTTGagttttgcgtgtgtgtgtgtgtgtgtgtgtgtgtgtgtgtgtgtaagagagataGAGCAAGCTTTGGACCTACCCCGTTTACTTTTCACAAACTAGCTAATGGGCAGTGAGGCAAGGACTTCCCACTGTTTCTCTGACCCTCCATTGGGCTCCAGGTAACCCAGCTTCAAGCTCTCAGCGTCGCCTCCTCAGTCCTGTCTCCCGTGCAGTGGGCGtcactccctcctcctttctccttcccagcAAAGCCATTCACACCTTCTTGTCAGTTTGTCTTCTATAAAagcttccccctcctcctcctcccctgcccactcctcctcctcctcctcctcctcctcctcgttgTTGTCATCCTCTGGATGAGAAGTGAGGGACTTGGAGAAACAGCGGAGGGGGCTCAGGAGCCCACCAGGGTGTCTGTAATCCCCCACGTCGTCTTCTCACTCCATCCCTCTCCTGGGGTCTCCCTTTCCCCTTGGGATGAGAAAGGATGGGGTAAGGGCTGATGGGGATGTGTAAAGACAGGACAGAGATACAAGTGCCAGCCACAAACCGACAGAATGCTGGAAGGACCTTGGAGGCAATGTGTCCTCCACGGTGGAGAGGAGGAGACAGAACCCAGCCAGGACCAGGGCGTCCCCTCTGTCCCTTAGACAGCAAAGGGCAACAGCAAGAGTAAAACCTCTTCCAAGGTTCTTTCCTCTGGAAAGCAGGTGACGTCAGGGCAAAGAGAGAGCGTGCTGCAGAGACAGATAGATCAACACACATGACAGGAGAGAGACGCAGCAACGACACACTCCTTATTCGTTCACCCAACAAGTATTGAGTGAGCTCCGGGCACTGTTTTAGGGGCTGCTGTGAGGTTTCTCATCTTTGGAGCTATTGACTTTCGGGGCTGGGTCCTTCCCATCGGGGAGGCCTTTCCtgagcactgtgggaggctgagccgCGTCCCTGGCTTCCACCCACGAGATGCCGGGAGTCCCTCCCAAGTCCCAAGTAAAGATGtctccagccgggcgcggtggctcacgcctgtaatcccagcactttgagaggctgaggcgggaagatcacgaggtcaggagttcaagactagcctggccaacatagtaaaactccgtctgtctctactaaaaatacaaaaaattagccgggcgtggtggcgggcgcctgtcgtcccagctactcgggaggctgaggcaggagaatggcgtgaacccgggaggcacagcttgtagtgagccgagatcacagcactgcactccagcctgggcgacagtgcgagactccgtctcaaaacaaaaacaaaaaaaacgaacaaacaaaactgTCTCCAGACTTGGTCACATGTCCTGGGGTGAGGCTGGGGCAGCATCGGGGCAGAGTCACTCCTGGTTGAGAGCTTCCGGCCTAGGGACGCAGCCATGAACAAGACACAGTTGACACCCCTCATGGGGTCTCCTTTAGCCAGGGTGGTAGGTGGGGGGCGGGGAGATAGACAGCtcacaagtaaacaaataaacaggGTCTACCGTGCAAGACAGAAGAAATGCAACTCAGTGAGGGAGCTGCGGAGGCTTGGAGGGATTGATGGGGGCAGAGGGGACAGGGCTACGGAGACACCAGTGGCAGGTGGAGACAACCAAGGAAGACACAGGTCAAGGCCCAGACGCAgataagagggagggagggagccctCGAATAGCTGCAAAGTCTGGAACAGGACAGCTGGAAGATAAAGGGGCACAGAAGGAGGGGGAAGGGCAGGGTCTACCaggggaaaccaaggcacagcaGCATTTCCCGCGATGAAGTGTGTGTTTTGACCTCACAGACCAGCGTTTGAAAGCCCCTGGAGTGGATGACTGTTCCCCCACCTCCATCCTCTTCactccctctcccttcttctaatcccctccctttcccccctCCCTTCTATTGTCTCCTCAGAAGGCATAAAAGCTCAGGGGGCGTGAAAGAGTCCAGGCGCTGGAGCGAGGAGCCAGAGAGAGCTGCGGAGAGCTGCCAGCTGCAGCGGGGTGAGAGCCTAggccaggagggcagaggggcGGATCCCAGCTGCACCGGGGTGAGAGCCTAGGCCAGGAGGGCACAGGGTCGGCTGCCAGCTGCAGCGGGGTGAGAGCCTAggccaggagggcagaggggcGGATGCCAGCTGCAGCGGGGTGAGAGCCTAGGCCAGGAGGGCACAGGGGCGGATGCCAGCTGCAGCGGGGTGAGAGCCTAggccaggagggcagaggggcGGATCCCAGCTGCACCGGGGTGAGAGCCTAggccaggagggcagaggggcGGATCCCAGCTGCACCGGGGTGAGAGCCTAggccaggagggcagaggggcGGATCCCAGCTGCACCGGGGTGAGAGCCTAggccaggagggcagaggggcGGATGCCAGCTGCAGCGGGGTGAGAGCCTAggccaggagggcagaggggcGGATCCCAGCTGCACGGGGGTGAGAGCCTAggccaggagggcagaggggcGGATGCCAGCTGCAGCGGGGTGAGAGCCTAggccaggagggcagaggggTGGATGCCAGCTGCACCGGGGTGAGAGCCTAggccaggagggcagaggggTGGATCCAAGCTGCACTGGGGTGAGAGCCTAggccaggagggcagaggggTGGAGGGAGTGAGGGGCTCCTGGGAGAGTGATGGGGGGCTTGAAGGGATGGGGATAACAGGAGAAACCCCAGCATTGGTGGCAGGGAAAAGGTGAGGGGCAGGTAAGGGGACGGAAAGGTTTGAAGATGGAGTGGTGGAGGCAGTGGGGCAGAAGGCATGGGCGCTGGGGGACCAGGTCGGCCTGATCCGATGATGGGGGAAGGAGAGGCTTAATTGCTTGCACACGTCCAAACTCCTCAAGATGTGTACATTAAATGTGCGCCATTTTTGTATCTCGATGATGCCTCcataaagctaaaaaataaattcctctgTCCTTATCGGAAATGCACCTGGCCCCCGCTTCGGAAAATGACTGGCCGCTCTCTCCTTGCAGCGTGTTCCGCAGCTGTAGGCACCTGTCGTCCTGCCTTCGATGGCTCCTCCCTCCGTCCCCCTGgtcctcctcctcgtcctcttGCTGAGCCTGGCAGAGACTCCAGCATCCGCACCTGCCCACCGGGTAACGCCTCCCTAAGTTCCTCGGAAACAACAGTGTCCCCAAATCCCTGCCCTCTgggaagagtttttaaaaatgcttctggCTTGTGTCAAGGGTCCTGGGGAAGAAGCTCAAATCCTGAAAATATGAGAAGAAATATtgcgtgtctctactaaaaacacaaaaattagccgggcatggtggcacgtgcctgtagtcccagctactcaggaggctgaggcaggagaatcgcttgaacctggcaggcggaggttgcagcgagccgagattgtgccactgcactccagcctgggtgacagagcgagactccatctcaaaaaaaaaaaaaaaaaagaagaaatggggtttcaccatgttggctaggctggtcttgaactcctgacctcctggcttcaagtgatccacccgccttggcctcccaaagtactgggatcacaggtgtcaGCCACGGCACCCAGTCTGGGACGACACTTTGAAAACCTTTGATCACACACCTCCACAGCATGGGCTGTAGAGGCTGGGTTGAGTTTGAAATCCGGGATCTGcgactttctagctgtgtgacttcagtcACATTGCCTAACCTCTCTGGTCTCTGAGTGGATCTTCTTTGTCCaattccagcactgtgagagTTAACAGTTAACTCGGATGGCAGGCAGCTCTCATTATTTAGCCAAGAGGATTAAATAATTAAGAGATGTTGGTCCAGGGATACacagtttcagttagacaggggAAATAAACTAGATCTCTGGTACAGCATGGTGGCTGTTGTTCATAACAATgtgttgtatacttgaaaattgctaagagagtagatggATGTtaggtgttctcaccacaaaaaagctAAGCACATGACGTAATGTAGAGGGTAATTACCTTGATGGAGTCACTCCGCAGTGTAGCCGTATTTCCACACGTGTTGTGCACCACGCCTgcatttaaaatgcagtttttttctaacaaaaaaaaaaaaaagaggccagtcccagtggctcactcctgtaatcccagtactttgagaggccaagattagagaattgcttgagctcaggagttcgagaccagcctgggcaacatagtgagaacctccatctcttaaaaaaaaaaaattaactaggtatGGTCTTGCGTgactgtagtccgagctacttgggaggctgaggcatgagaattgcttgaacccaggaggctgagtttgcaatgagctgagatggtgccagtgcactccagcctgggcgaaagagcaataacccatctcaaacaaaaacaaaaacaagaaaagaaaagaaaaagaaaagaaatgctaacaaca
The DNA window shown above is from Homo sapiens chromosome 19, GRCh38.p14 Primary Assembly and carries:
- the GALP gene encoding galanin-like peptide isoform 2 precursor (isoform 2 precursor is encoded by transcript variant 2), with the translated sequence MAPPSVPLVLLLVLLLSLAETPASAPAHRSSTFPKWVTKTERGRQPLRS